One Burkholderia sp. 9120 genomic window, GTCGACGTGGCGAACTATCCCGGCATGCCGGCGATTATCGTTCACGGCGACGCCGACCATGTGGTGTCGCCGGTCAACGCGGACCAACTGGCGGAGCAGTTCCTCCGCCTGAACCGTATCGTCGACGCGAACGGCGCGCGCAAATCCGGCGAAGTGCGCGAAGAACGCAAAGGCGGCGTCGTGATGCGCGACTACATTCGCAGCGGACGGCGGGTGGTGCGGCTGTGTCGTGTGCAAGGGCTTGCTCATGCGTGGAGCGGCGGCGACGACGTTATCCCGTTTCATTCGGCCAAAGGCCCTGATGCCAGCGCCATGGTGTGGGAATTTTTCAAGCATCAGCGCCGCGTGGGCGCCGGCCGATCGTCGGAAAGCCCTGTCGCAGCGATGTCCGCTGGTGTGCGGTGACGTTGGATCAACATTTTTGAAATGAGTGGCGCGGCTTTAGGGTTTTCCCTATAATAGGGGTTATCCCTTAGGCGTTAACGCCTAACACTCATTGTCGAGGTTGACCATGTACCTGCTTAGCCGCCTGTTCCTGTTTCTGACCAAATCGCCCGATCAGCTCGCGAAAGAACGCGCCGACGCTTTCCTCGCCGAAGCCACCGATCTGTACGATCTGGAATTCCGTATGCGCAAGCTGGACCGCGAAGCGAATCCGCGTCAGCCGTCGTGGATGAGCCAGCACTAAGCTGCGCAAAGTTGAAGCATCGGCGGGAATTGAAACGCCGGTGTTCGGGGTGAAGCGCCCAAGCTGTTACGTGCACTCAGCCAAGCCGAGACACACGCTACACGGCCGGATTCAATTGCCACAACGCGTGATTTAACACCGCGGCGAACGCCACCCAAGCTACATAAGGCACGAGCAGTCCGCCTGCCCAGCGATCTCGTCGCCAGAACGCGAATGTCAGCACGGCGATCAAGACCAGTAGTATCGCGATATCGATCAGCGCCATGTCCGGTCGGTGCAGGCCGAAGAAGAGCCACATCCATGCTGCGTTGAACAGCAGTTGAACGGCCCATAAGACGATCGCGGCGCTCAGCCCATCGCGTTTCCACACGCGCCACGCGGCAATCGCCATGAGCACATAAAGCACCGACCACGCCGGCGGAAACACCCAGTTCGGCGGATTGAACGCAGGCTTTTGCAGCGCTGCGTACCAGGCGTCGGGTAGAAACTGGCTCGCGACTAATGCGGCGGCCAGCGTCAACAGCAAAAATACGATCAGCGACGGCAGACGACGCATTCCGATTGCCTCCATGTCAGGCATTTTCAATTCAGTCCCAATGATGTAAGCGGGCACTCACTTGCCGAAACGAGCCAGCGTACGCGCTCGCGCTTCCGCGTGATCGACGATCGGCGCGGGATAATCTTTGCCCAATACCACCCCGAATTCCGCCAGCCGTTCTGTGCCAGCTAGCCACGGTGCATGAATCCATTTGGGCGGCAGCTTCGCCAGTTCCGGTAAATAGCGTTTGATGAAACGCCCCTCGGCGTCGAATTTTTCGGACTGCGTGATCGGGTTGAAGATCCGGAAGTACGGTTGGGCATCGCATCCCGTCGACGCCGCCCACTGCCAGCCGCCGTTATTCGCCGAAAAATCGAAGTCGTTCAGTTGCTCGGCGAAATAACGCTCGCCGAGCCGCCAGTCCACACCCAGATCCTTCACCAGAAAACTCGCCGTCACCATCCGCAAGCGGTTGTGCATGTAGCCGGTGCGGTTCAGTTGCAGCATTGCGGCATCGACCAGCGGATAACCGGTGCGGCCGTCGCACCAGGCGGCGAATGCCTCGTCCGCTTCCGGACCTTGCTCCCACCGCAGGCGCTCGTACTCTTCTTTGAACGACGCGCCGCTCGCCAGCCGCGGGTGATGCGCCAGGATCATGAAGTAGAAATCCCGCCAGATCAGTTCCGATAACCACGTGGCCGAGCCTTGGCCGTCGGGTTGCAGCGACATCTCGTGGGCGAGGCGCGCGAGCGTGCGAATCGAGACGGTGCCGAAGCGCAGGTGCATCGACAGATAGCTTGGGCCCTTGGACGCGGGAAAGTCGCGCCGATCGGCGTAGCTGTCGATGCGGGTCATGAAATCGTCGAGGAGCTGCTGCGCGCCGCTCACGCCGGTGGGCAGCGCCAGTTCCGCGAGATTGCTCGGCGCGAAACCAAGCTGCTTGAGTGTCGGCAATTGCCGATCCAGCGCAGCCGGCGGCGTGGCCAGATGTTCCGCGTAGGTTTCCACCGGATACGGCTTCAGATCGAACGCCGTCAATTGCTTGAGCCACGCGTTCTTGTACGGCGTGAACACGGTGAACGGCTTCTTCTGGCCAGTCAGCACCTCGTCGCGCTCAAAGATCACCTGATCCTTGAAGGTCAGCAATTGGCGTCCGGCGTCGGCGAGACGTTCCTGCACCGTTTCGTCGCGCGCGATCGCCACAGGCTCGTAGTCGTGATTCGCGAACACCGCGTCCACGCCGAGCTGGTCGGCAAGCTTCGGCACCAGGTCGGCCGGATCGCCGTACAGCACGATCAGGCCGCCACCTTCTGCGCGCAGCGCCTCGTCCAGTTC contains:
- a CDS encoding deoxyribodipyrimidine photo-lyase, producing the protein MTRVRRLNDSFETGLVWFRRDLRGTDNAALYYALKHCERVWCVFVFDTTILQPLIDAWQARHPDTPVQDRRIEFILAALGELDEALRAEGGGLIVLYGDPADLVPKLADQLGVDAVFANHDYEPVAIARDETVQERLADAGRQLLTFKDQVIFERDEVLTGQKKPFTVFTPYKNAWLKQLTAFDLKPYPVETYAEHLATPPAALDRQLPTLKQLGFAPSNLAELALPTGVSGAQQLLDDFMTRIDSYADRRDFPASKGPSYLSMHLRFGTVSIRTLARLAHEMSLQPDGQGSATWLSELIWRDFYFMILAHHPRLASGASFKEEYERLRWEQGPEADEAFAAWCDGRTGYPLVDAAMLQLNRTGYMHNRLRMVTASFLVKDLGVDWRLGERYFAEQLNDFDFSANNGGWQWAASTGCDAQPYFRIFNPITQSEKFDAEGRFIKRYLPELAKLPPKWIHAPWLAGTERLAEFGVVLGKDYPAPIVDHAEARARTLARFGK
- a CDS encoding DUF3563 family protein, yielding MYLLSRLFLFLTKSPDQLAKERADAFLAEATDLYDLEFRMRKLDREANPRQPSWMSQH
- a CDS encoding TspO/MBR family protein — its product is MRRLPSLIVFLLLTLAAALVASQFLPDAWYAALQKPAFNPPNWVFPPAWSVLYVLMAIAAWRVWKRDGLSAAIVLWAVQLLFNAAWMWLFFGLHRPDMALIDIAILLVLIAVLTFAFWRRDRWAGGLLVPYVAWVAFAAVLNHALWQLNPAV